The following are encoded together in the Oncorhynchus nerka isolate Pitt River linkage group LG25, Oner_Uvic_2.0, whole genome shotgun sequence genome:
- the LOC115109341 gene encoding thyrotropin-releasing hormone receptor yields the protein MTENVSSRMDTPTNISLVGPGDPISQSLEYKTVAVFLVLLVCGLGIVGNIMVVLVVLTTRHMRTPTNCYLVSLAIADLTVLVAAGLPNVSDSLTGTWVFGHAGCLGITYLQYLGINVSSCSITAFTVERYIAICHPMRAQTVCTVSRAKRIIAGVWVFTCVYCMLWFFLVDIQVMKSGSIQCGYKVSRDLYLPIYLIDFAIFYVIPLLLAIVLYGLIARILYLNPLPNRPDVGTASSGATMLRRSCKEPADGGKGGRQGRPKSTLSSRKQVTKMLSVVVILFALLWMPYRTLVLINSFIATPYLDAWFVLFCRICMYANSAINPVVYNLMSQKFRSAFRRLYRCQSQEAHHRTLSMIQSGYSMARDPRTPQQTSNGTKQGARRVTCTDTVTEWQSKDTSPAKEKKDLDHLKEDRKDTSCGEIKSTPQQTEINSTSGQTEIIFTPRQNEIKSTLGLNVIKSTPGQNEIKSTPGQNEIKSTSVQNKIKSTPGPTEMTEAEMNHTVL from the exons ATGACAGAAAATGTGAGCTCAAGGATGGACACCCCAACCAACATTTCCTTGGTGGGACCAGGGGACCCCATATCCCAGTCTCTGGAGTACAAGACTGTGGCAGTTTTTCTGGTTCTGCTAGTCTGTGGACTTGGCATTGTGGGTAATATCATGGTGGTTCTGGTGGTCCTCACCACGAGACACATGCGTACGCCCACTAACTGCTACCTGGTCAGCCTGGCCATAGCGGACCTGACCGTGCTGGTTGCCGCTGGTCTGCCCAATGTGTCAGACAGCCTGACGGGTACATGGGTGTTTGGGCATGCTGGCTGCCTTGGCATCACCTACCTCCAGTACCTTGGCATCAATGTGTCCTCCTGCTCTATCACAGCCTTTACTGTGGAGAG GTACATTGCTATCTGCCACCCAATGAGGGCCCAGACAGTGTGCACGGTGTCCCGGGCCAAGCGGATCATAGCAGGGGTGTgggtgttcacctgtgtctactGCATGCTGTGGTTCTTCCTGGTGGACATCCAGGTAATGAAGAGCGGCAGCATCCAGTGTGGCTACAAGGTGTCCCGTGACCTCTACCTCCCCATATACCTCATTGACTTTGCCATCTTCTATGTGATCCCTCTGCTACTGGCCATCGTCCTGTACGGCCTCATCGCCCGCATCCTGTACCTCAATCCACTCCCCAACCGGCCCGATGTGGGCACGGCCTCCTCTGGTGCCACCATGCTCCGCAGGAGCTGCAAGGAACCAGCAGATGGAGGGAAAGGGGGTCGTCAGGGCCGCCCGAAGAGCACGCTCTCCTCCAGGAAACAG GTCACtaagatgctctcagtggtggTGATCCTGTTCGCTTTACTGTGGATGCCCTACCGGACCTTGGTCCTTATTAACTCCTTCATTGCCACACCCTACCTGGACGCATGGTTTGTTCTGTTCTGTCGGATCTGTATGTATGCCAACAGCGCCATCAACCCCGTAGTGTACAACCTGATGTCTCAGAAGTTCCGTTCAGCGTTCCGCAGGCTCTACAGATGCCAGAGCCAGGAGGCCCACCACCGCACACTCTCCATGATCCAGAGCGGCTACAGCATGGCCAGGGACCCACGCACCCCACAGCAGACCAGCAACGGGACCAAACAGGGGGCCAGGAgagtgacctgcactgacacaGTGACAGAGTGGCAGAGCAAAGACACCTCCCCAGCCAAAGAGAAGAAGGATCTGGATCACCTGAAGGAAGATAGAAAAGACACAAGCTGTGGTGAGATCAAATCAACACCTCAACAAACTGAGATCAACTCCACATCTGGGCAAACTGAGATCATATTCACGCCTAGGCAAAATGAGATCAAATCTACACTTGGGCTGAATGTGATCAAATCCACACCTGGGCAAAATGAGATAAAATCCACACCTGGGCAGAACGAGATCAAGTCCACATCTGTGCAAAATAAGATCAAGTCCACACCTGGGCCAACTGAGATGACTGAGGCAGAAATGAATCACACAGTGCTGTAG